In the Chitinophagales bacterium genome, one interval contains:
- a CDS encoding bifunctional 3,4-dihydroxy-2-butanone-4-phosphate synthase/GTP cyclohydrolase II yields the protein MSGNRLKGTNDIHLNGIEEAIEDIRLGKMIIVVDDEDRENEGDFVTAARNATPEVINFMSKEGRGLVCAPLTEERCEALKLNLMVGDNTALHQTPFTVSVDLLGKGVTTGISAFDRSKTIAALIDPATKPEELGRPGHIFPLKAVAGGVLRRAGHTEATVDLARLAGFEPAGVLVEIMQDDGTMARLPQLFEVAKKFDLKIISIKDLIEYRLKMESLIQQEVVVDMPTDWGVFKLHAYTQLSTGDVHLALVKGKWDAAEPVLVRVHSCCLTGDVFGSKRCDCGGQLHDAMYMVEKEGKGIVLYMNQEGRGIGLLNKLKAYALQEQGLDTVEANIKLGFGMDDRDYGVGAQILRDLGVSKIRLMTNNPKKRAGLKGYGLEIVENVAIEQISNPFNEKYLQTKRDKMGHEILKRVVGH from the coding sequence ATGTCTGGAAACCGACTGAAAGGAACCAATGATATTCACCTAAATGGCATAGAAGAGGCCATTGAAGATATTCGCCTCGGTAAGATGATTATTGTGGTGGATGATGAAGATCGCGAGAATGAAGGTGACTTTGTTACCGCAGCGCGTAATGCAACGCCTGAGGTTATCAACTTCATGTCTAAAGAAGGCAGAGGGCTCGTTTGTGCACCGCTCACGGAAGAGCGTTGTGAGGCATTAAAACTGAATCTCATGGTGGGTGATAATACCGCACTGCATCAGACACCTTTTACGGTATCAGTGGATCTGCTTGGTAAAGGTGTAACGACCGGTATTTCTGCCTTCGACCGTTCGAAAACAATTGCCGCGCTGATTGATCCGGCAACAAAACCGGAGGAATTGGGAAGGCCCGGACATATCTTTCCATTGAAAGCTGTTGCAGGTGGTGTGTTGCGGAGAGCAGGACATACGGAGGCAACCGTCGACCTTGCGCGCCTTGCCGGCTTTGAACCCGCCGGCGTGCTGGTGGAAATTATGCAGGATGACGGTACGATGGCCAGGTTGCCGCAATTGTTTGAAGTAGCAAAGAAATTCGATCTGAAAATTATTTCAATCAAAGACCTGATTGAGTACCGACTGAAGATGGAGTCACTCATACAACAGGAAGTGGTAGTGGATATGCCGACAGACTGGGGAGTATTTAAACTCCATGCCTATACACAGCTTAGCACCGGCGATGTTCACCTGGCCTTGGTAAAAGGAAAATGGGATGCCGCAGAGCCTGTTTTGGTGCGTGTACATTCCTGCTGCCTGACGGGTGATGTATTCGGTTCGAAACGCTGTGATTGTGGCGGTCAGTTACATGATGCGATGTATATGGTGGAAAAGGAAGGTAAGGGAATAGTGCTCTATATGAATCAGGAAGGAAGAGGCATTGGCTTGCTGAATAAGCTAAAAGCATATGCCTTACAGGAGCAGGGACTCGATACCGTTGAGGCAAATATCAAGTTGGGATTTGGAATGGATGATCGCGATTATGGTGTAGGTGCTCAGATACTGCGGGACCTTGGCGTGAGTAAAATCCGGCTGATGACCAATAACCCTAAGAAACGTGCAGGCCTTAAGGGTTACGGATTGGAGATTGTGGAAAATGTAGCCATTGAGCAGATATCCAATCCATTTAACGAGAAGTATCTGCAGACTAAGCGTGATAAGATGGGTCATGAAATTTTGAAGCGCGTGGTTGGCCACTAA
- a CDS encoding glycosyltransferase, with translation MISLQIIFWTAALLLLHTYLLYPFILALLSAGKKQQTHVYNQEQQEDLPPVSILLAVYNEERVIAQKIETTFATDYPVSKIEWLIGSDQSTDRTEAVIRDYALQFPQIRLIRFSERTGKIGIINTLAGEASAGILILTDANVFFNKHTIFELVKHYRNPEIALVAGNIQNPVIKASGISRQERDYLFNENRMKYQEGICWGTMMGAFGGCYSIRKNYFSPTPPHFMVDDFYVTMCVIEKKGKAICELNATCNEDVSNKVQEEFRRKTRIATGNFQNLARFAGFLSIRHGALAFTFWSHKVLRWIGPFLMIIAYFSSFALSAGSLFFRICFWMQTLFMAVPLIDALLRRMNIHLAALRYISHFYLMNAALLNGFINYLTGIRNNVWKPTERNQ, from the coding sequence GTGATTTCATTGCAGATTATTTTCTGGACTGCTGCATTGCTGCTGCTGCATACTTATCTGCTGTATCCGTTTATCCTTGCTTTGCTGTCAGCTGGTAAAAAACAACAAACACACGTTTACAATCAGGAGCAGCAGGAGGATTTGCCGCCGGTTTCCATCCTGCTGGCCGTGTATAATGAAGAACGCGTGATCGCACAGAAGATTGAAACGACTTTTGCAACGGATTATCCGGTGTCGAAAATAGAATGGCTTATAGGTTCAGATCAGTCAACAGACCGAACCGAAGCAGTCATCCGTGACTATGCGTTGCAATTTCCGCAGATAAGGTTAATCCGTTTTTCGGAACGTACCGGTAAAATAGGAATCATCAATACCCTGGCCGGTGAAGCTTCAGCGGGAATACTTATTCTGACAGATGCCAATGTGTTTTTCAATAAACACACAATATTTGAATTGGTTAAACATTACCGCAACCCGGAGATTGCCTTAGTTGCCGGCAATATTCAGAATCCGGTCATCAAAGCAAGCGGCATTTCGAGGCAAGAGCGGGATTACCTGTTTAATGAAAACAGGATGAAATACCAGGAAGGAATTTGCTGGGGCACCATGATGGGCGCCTTTGGCGGGTGTTATTCTATCCGGAAAAATTATTTTTCACCCACACCACCGCATTTTATGGTGGATGACTTCTATGTTACAATGTGTGTGATTGAAAAGAAGGGAAAGGCAATTTGCGAACTGAACGCTACCTGCAATGAAGATGTAAGTAACAAAGTACAGGAAGAATTCAGGCGGAAGACAAGGATCGCGACTGGAAATTTTCAGAACCTTGCACGTTTTGCCGGCTTCCTGTCTATCAGGCATGGCGCATTGGCATTTACTTTTTGGTCGCATAAAGTATTGCGCTGGATTGGACCATTCCTGATGATCATCGCCTATTTTAGTAGTTTTGCTTTGTCTGCCGGAAGCCTTTTTTTTCGCATTTGTTTTTGGATGCAAACATTGTTTATGGCAGTTCCATTGATTGATGCGCTGTTGCGCCGCATGAACATTCACCTTGCAGCCTTGCGCTACATCAGCCACTTTTACCTGATGAATGCAGCGTTGCTTAATGGATTTATTAACTATTTAACCGGAATAAGAAACAATGTCTGGAAACCGACTGAAAGGAACCAATGA
- a CDS encoding glycosyltransferase family 4 protein: MRILQVCKKFPYPLRDGEVIAIHQLTRGFYEAGQKVTVAAINTKKHFFPPDELPVENQELADFHSVLLDTDVNWWDALRTLFTGDSYNIQRFVSPDFERLLSAILRENDFDIVQLEGLYLLPYLLSVRKFSKAKIVLRAHNIEHLIWERNSKIAKPGAKKWYLQSLAARMKEFEIYHLNSCDALVPISDVDAARFVELGCKLPIHTSQVGMNLNGDVPESSDVDLAPSVCYIGSMDWLPNREGIEWFLDKVWPKVQSQFTDLRFFIAGRNFPPDFPEKSYQNVEMVGEVENSRAFIQSKSIMVVPLFSGSGIRVKILEAMAEGRTVISTTIGAEGIDAVDDEHILLADDADAFARQIKRCLKDPAFCNRIAHGGRTFIRNKFDNKVIVKELLDFYKSLLT; encoded by the coding sequence TTGCGCATTCTACAGGTTTGTAAAAAATTTCCATATCCGCTGAGAGACGGAGAAGTGATTGCCATACATCAGCTGACACGCGGCTTCTACGAGGCCGGTCAGAAGGTAACCGTAGCGGCGATCAATACGAAAAAGCATTTTTTCCCTCCTGATGAATTGCCTGTTGAAAATCAGGAATTAGCAGACTTTCATTCGGTATTACTGGACACTGATGTGAACTGGTGGGATGCACTCCGCACGCTTTTTACTGGCGATTCATACAATATTCAGCGGTTTGTGTCTCCCGACTTTGAGCGGTTGCTTTCCGCTATACTTCGGGAAAATGATTTTGACATCGTACAGCTGGAGGGCCTCTACCTGCTTCCCTACCTGCTGTCGGTACGCAAATTCTCCAAAGCGAAAATTGTCTTGCGTGCGCACAATATTGAGCATCTCATCTGGGAGCGTAATTCAAAAATCGCCAAGCCGGGCGCGAAGAAATGGTACCTGCAGTCACTTGCAGCAAGGATGAAAGAGTTTGAAATATATCACCTCAATTCCTGTGATGCACTGGTGCCGATTTCTGATGTGGATGCAGCCAGGTTTGTGGAGTTAGGATGCAAGTTACCGATACACACGAGTCAGGTAGGCATGAATCTGAATGGTGATGTTCCTGAATCATCAGATGTGGATCTGGCACCTTCTGTTTGCTATATCGGTTCTATGGATTGGCTGCCGAACCGCGAAGGGATCGAATGGTTTTTGGATAAGGTCTGGCCCAAAGTACAGAGCCAGTTTACCGATCTAAGGTTCTTTATTGCCGGCAGAAATTTTCCGCCCGATTTTCCTGAAAAGAGTTATCAGAACGTAGAAATGGTAGGAGAAGTGGAAAACTCGCGTGCCTTTATCCAGTCAAAAAGCATCATGGTAGTGCCATTATTTTCCGGAAGTGGCATCAGGGTAAAAATCCTGGAGGCGATGGCAGAGGGGCGAACGGTTATCTCTACTACTATTGGTGCTGAGGGAATTGATGCGGTAGATGATGAGCATATCTTACTGGCGGATGATGCGGATGCTTTTGCCCGGCAGATAAAGCGCTGTTTAAAAGATCCGGCATTCTGTAACAGGATAGCACATGGTGGCCGTACCTTTATCAGGAATAAATTCGACAATAAGGTAATCGTGAAAGAACTGCTGGATTTCTACAAATCTCTGCTTACGTGA
- a CDS encoding T9SS type A sorting domain-containing protein, whose protein sequence is MLRILVLFTVCLFHFEQSASAQAFVWVKSFGGAEKDKGKDLGIDQYGNQFITGFFQNHMSMGNIDLYSVGGETDEDIFVSKMDVDGNPLWGHSFGSGVDLSNDLPFGLNVNENGFCALTGKCYGYVKMDNGDSLAGTGQEDMWLITYDPDGNLNWAKIGGGASDDMGSSVYIDNNQNVYCTGNFSGDLNLYGDSMLSVPYEQSIFCAKYDWDGSLGWIYTFTADGGIHVYDMIVDHSGNIYMTGSYRHTVSFGDYEFTSLGDGDGYIVKISPAGEVLWATSFGSDIPYSDEAGATLSLDEAGNCYVASVFAGNCYFSGGQINTNSLKNVLVASYDVDGNFLWANAIKGGAGAKFSPVTLSICVEENVLVSGIFTGVDTVGDVILEPYTNTDSADAFIVSFNPLGSLNWAIHVGGDGNDGAFGIDGNGTAWAYATGNFRNTAQFGPNTLNSNGVSDMWIAKFQKNTMTASSTYIPPVASFQTYPNPFRNQFTISFPKNTTDVTIFNKFGQVIFHQSVLSEDRQIDVDLRLPAAGIYTVQLKGEYGVSTQLVEKQAY, encoded by the coding sequence ATGCTGCGGATCCTCGTATTATTTACCGTGTGTCTTTTCCATTTTGAGCAGTCCGCCTCTGCACAGGCTTTTGTATGGGTTAAGTCTTTTGGGGGAGCCGAGAAAGACAAAGGAAAGGATTTGGGAATCGATCAATATGGTAACCAGTTCATTACCGGTTTCTTTCAGAACCATATGAGCATGGGCAACATTGATCTTTATTCAGTGGGTGGCGAAACCGATGAAGATATTTTTGTTTCAAAAATGGATGTAGACGGCAATCCGCTCTGGGGTCACAGTTTCGGCAGCGGAGTAGATCTGAGCAATGACCTGCCATTCGGCCTGAATGTGAATGAAAATGGTTTCTGTGCATTAACCGGCAAGTGTTACGGATATGTGAAAATGGATAATGGTGATTCGTTGGCGGGAACAGGGCAGGAAGACATGTGGCTCATCACTTACGATCCGGACGGTAACCTCAATTGGGCAAAAATTGGCGGTGGCGCAAGCGACGATATGGGAAGTTCAGTTTATATTGACAACAACCAGAATGTTTATTGCACCGGCAACTTCAGCGGTGACCTGAATTTGTATGGCGACAGCATGTTGTCAGTTCCTTATGAGCAAAGTATTTTCTGCGCAAAGTATGACTGGGATGGTAGCCTTGGTTGGATTTACACATTCACTGCTGATGGCGGTATTCATGTATATGATATGATTGTTGATCATTCCGGGAATATTTACATGACGGGCAGCTACCGGCACACGGTCAGCTTCGGAGACTATGAGTTTACTTCCCTGGGTGATGGTGATGGATATATCGTGAAGATTTCACCGGCCGGTGAAGTTTTATGGGCCACCTCTTTCGGCTCCGATATTCCGTACAGTGATGAAGCAGGTGCCACACTCTCACTGGATGAAGCGGGCAATTGTTATGTTGCCAGCGTCTTTGCCGGTAATTGTTATTTCAGCGGCGGGCAGATCAATACAAACAGCTTGAAGAATGTGCTGGTTGCTTCCTATGATGTGGATGGTAACTTTTTATGGGCTAATGCCATTAAAGGCGGTGCCGGTGCGAAATTCAGTCCTGTAACACTCTCGATCTGTGTTGAAGAAAATGTATTGGTCAGCGGCATCTTTACAGGAGTTGACACTGTTGGTGATGTCATCCTGGAACCATATACGAATACGGATTCAGCTGACGCGTTTATCGTATCCTTTAATCCGCTCGGCAGTCTTAACTGGGCAATACATGTTGGAGGTGACGGAAATGACGGCGCATTTGGTATTGATGGAAATGGTACTGCATGGGCGTATGCAACAGGCAACTTCAGAAACACTGCACAGTTTGGACCGAACACCCTCAACTCAAACGGCGTATCGGATATGTGGATTGCAAAATTTCAGAAGAATACCATGACGGCTTCCAGTACCTATATTCCTCCGGTTGCATCCTTTCAGACTTATCCGAATCCGTTCAGAAATCAATTTACGATCAGTTTCCCCAAGAATACAACAGACGTAACGATCTTCAACAAATTCGGACAAGTGATATTTCACCAATCAGTATTGTCGGAAGACAGGCAGATTGACGTTGATTTACGTTTGCCTGCTGCAGGCATTTACACGGTTCAGCTAAAAGGTGAATACGGTGTATCCACTCAACTGGTGGAGAAGCAGGCTTATTAA
- a CDS encoding DNA photolyase family protein: protein MQQRQKVSVCWFRRDLRLHDNAALYHALISGNSVLPVFIFDREILDQLTDKQDKRVHFIHEALLSVQDDLVKAGSSLIVRHGFPLAVWQNLLQEFDIIAVYTNHDYEPYAIKRDEEIRLLLAEHGIPLHTFKDQVIFEKDEVVKDEGSPYTVWTPYSKRWKDKLNSFYLKSYPVEKYFSRLCRIAPVTIPSLQQMGFCRTDAQFPAMSVTDELIANYHATRDYPGLNGTSRISVHLRFGTVSVRDLTRRAKLLNEKFLNELIWREFYQMILWHFPHVTERSFRPEYDLIEWRNDIDEFGKWCKGETGFPIVDAGMRELNATGYMHNRVRMIVASFLTKDLLIDWRWGAAWFANKLLDFDLASNNGGWQWAAGTGVDAAPYFRIFNPATQADKFDPDRNYIRRWVPELLTAGYPDPIIDHKAARDRTLKAYQKALRQ from the coding sequence ATGCAACAACGTCAAAAAGTTTCTGTCTGCTGGTTTAGAAGGGATCTGCGCCTGCATGATAATGCAGCACTGTATCATGCTTTGATTTCCGGGAACAGTGTGTTACCTGTTTTTATTTTTGACAGGGAAATCCTGGATCAGTTGACGGATAAGCAGGATAAAAGGGTGCATTTTATTCATGAGGCTTTACTGTCTGTCCAGGATGATTTGGTGAAGGCGGGCAGTTCGCTGATTGTCCGGCATGGATTTCCTTTGGCGGTATGGCAAAACCTGCTGCAGGAGTTTGATATCATAGCTGTTTACACCAATCATGACTATGAGCCGTATGCTATCAAGCGTGATGAAGAGATCAGGTTGCTGCTGGCTGAGCATGGAATACCGCTTCATACTTTCAAGGACCAGGTTATTTTTGAAAAGGATGAAGTGGTAAAGGATGAAGGATCGCCTTATACAGTCTGGACACCCTACAGCAAAAGATGGAAAGATAAACTGAACAGTTTTTACCTTAAAAGCTATCCTGTTGAAAAATACTTCAGCCGTTTGTGCAGGATCGCGCCCGTTACAATCCCTTCATTGCAACAAATGGGATTCTGCCGCACGGATGCGCAATTCCCGGCCATGTCAGTTACAGATGAACTGATAGCGAATTATCATGCAACACGCGATTATCCCGGCCTCAATGGCACTTCACGGATAAGTGTGCATCTGCGTTTTGGGACAGTCAGTGTCAGAGATCTGACACGGCGTGCAAAGTTGCTCAATGAAAAGTTTTTAAACGAGCTGATCTGGCGCGAGTTCTACCAGATGATACTCTGGCATTTTCCGCATGTAACCGAACGGTCATTCAGGCCGGAGTATGATTTGATTGAATGGAGAAATGATATTGATGAATTCGGCAAATGGTGCAAAGGTGAAACCGGGTTTCCTATTGTGGACGCCGGTATGCGCGAATTAAATGCAACAGGCTATATGCACAACAGGGTACGAATGATCGTAGCCAGCTTTCTTACGAAAGATCTGTTGATCGACTGGCGATGGGGGGCTGCCTGGTTTGCGAATAAACTGCTCGACTTTGACCTTGCTTCTAATAACGGAGGCTGGCAATGGGCAGCAGGTACGGGAGTAGATGCGGCGCCATATTTCAGGATATTCAATCCCGCCACACAAGCTGACAAATTTGACCCTGATCGTAACTACATCAGACGGTGGGTGCCTGAGTTACTCACCGCCGGCTATCCTGATCCGATTATTGATCATAAGGCAGCACGCGACCGAACATTGAAGGCGTATCAAAAAGCATTACGCCAATAG
- a CDS encoding aminotransferase class IV: MKLKEKRPFSAICNKAMRENQWINYNGRIYRAGDAVFPLNRAICYGDGLFESIRMHDGEVLFYNDHLERMTQGMKALQMNVPQHFDAFFFHKQIVDLARMEQTGSNARVRISVFRSGQGLYEPVSHEPSYFIQVTELTQMYAWMADDFQLGIFRGIPKDYSIVSAYKTMNALPYVMAGIYRKEQQTDDCLLLNSSGNIADAISSNIFWIKSEVVHTTPVSDGGVVGIMRRQLLQLLKENKIDCIEKSVTPTVLSDADEIFLSNVGRGIRPVTRYAGNIFGTRKTKEIAELLFGFLRK; the protein is encoded by the coding sequence TTGAAATTAAAAGAGAAGCGGCCATTTTCGGCCATCTGTAACAAGGCTATGCGCGAGAATCAATGGATCAACTATAATGGCCGCATCTACCGTGCAGGAGATGCTGTTTTCCCGCTCAATCGGGCCATCTGTTATGGCGACGGCCTGTTTGAGAGCATCCGGATGCACGATGGTGAAGTGCTTTTCTATAATGATCACCTCGAACGGATGACACAAGGAATGAAGGCATTGCAGATGAATGTGCCGCAACATTTTGATGCATTCTTCTTTCATAAGCAAATCGTGGACTTAGCACGCATGGAACAAACAGGTTCAAACGCCCGTGTACGCATAAGTGTTTTCAGAAGCGGGCAGGGACTCTACGAACCAGTATCTCATGAGCCTTCGTATTTTATCCAGGTAACTGAGTTAACTCAAATGTATGCCTGGATGGCCGATGATTTTCAATTGGGCATTTTCCGCGGTATTCCCAAGGATTATTCAATTGTTTCCGCATATAAAACAATGAATGCGCTGCCTTATGTTATGGCAGGAATCTATCGGAAGGAACAACAAACAGATGATTGCCTTTTGTTGAATTCATCCGGCAACATTGCGGATGCAATTTCCTCCAACATATTCTGGATAAAAAGCGAAGTGGTGCATACGACTCCGGTATCAGATGGTGGCGTAGTTGGGATTATGCGAAGGCAATTGTTGCAGTTACTGAAGGAAAATAAGATTGACTGCATAGAGAAATCCGTGACGCCAACGGTTTTATCCGACGCAGATGAAATATTCCTCTCGAATGTTGGTCGCGGCATCAGGCCTGTAACCAGATATGCAGGTAACATATTCGGTACCCGCAAAACAAAAGAGATCGCCGAATTGTTATTCGGATTTTTACGGAAGTAA
- a CDS encoding homogentisate 1,2-dioxygenase, translated as MPHYHKLGQVPPKRHTQFRKPNGELYAEQLFSTEGFASTYSILYHHYPPTIIKSVDEPYAVEPKLLAPKQMLHRSFQGFNIQRESDFLKSRKYVLANKDVHIALAAPEKSTDSYFIKNADADEMIFVHEGSGTLKTMYGNIDFEYGDYLIIPRGTVYQIYFNDANNRLLVMESFSPIVPPKRYLNEVGQLLEHAPYCERDIKGPVNLQTYDEKGDFLIYIRKTGMMYPYHYLYHPFDVVGWDGCNYPWAFSIHNFEPITGRIHQPPPVHQTFEGRNYVVCSFVPRLFDYHPDAIPAPYNHSNIDSDEVLYYVDGDFMSRKKVTRGMITLHPGGIPHGPHPGTVEKSIGAKETRELAVMIDTFHPLLMTEEAVAIEDKDYYLSWMSDKDRDSLFIP; from the coding sequence ATGCCTCACTATCATAAACTTGGTCAGGTGCCTCCCAAACGGCACACACAATTCCGTAAACCCAATGGTGAATTATATGCTGAACAGTTGTTCTCTACCGAAGGATTTGCCAGTACCTATTCCATTTTATACCATCATTATCCGCCAACAATCATAAAGTCGGTTGATGAACCATACGCTGTTGAACCGAAACTGCTGGCACCTAAACAAATGTTGCACCGCAGCTTTCAGGGGTTTAATATTCAGCGGGAGAGCGACTTTCTGAAGAGCAGGAAGTATGTGCTGGCAAATAAGGATGTGCACATTGCACTGGCAGCTCCTGAAAAGTCAACTGATTCCTATTTTATCAAGAATGCCGACGCCGATGAAATGATTTTCGTGCATGAAGGTTCTGGTACCTTGAAAACCATGTATGGTAACATTGATTTTGAATATGGCGATTATCTCATCATCCCGCGCGGAACAGTGTATCAGATTTATTTTAATGATGCAAATAACCGCCTGCTCGTGATGGAGTCATTCAGCCCGATTGTTCCGCCAAAGAGATATCTGAATGAGGTTGGTCAGCTGCTTGAACATGCTCCGTACTGCGAGCGCGATATTAAAGGGCCGGTAAACCTGCAAACGTATGATGAGAAGGGAGATTTCCTGATATATATCCGGAAGACAGGCATGATGTATCCGTATCATTATCTCTATCATCCGTTTGATGTGGTGGGGTGGGACGGATGTAACTATCCTTGGGCTTTTTCCATCCACAACTTCGAGCCGATTACAGGGCGAATTCATCAGCCGCCTCCCGTTCATCAGACATTTGAAGGCCGCAACTATGTGGTTTGTTCTTTTGTACCTAGATTATTCGACTATCATCCTGATGCCATACCGGCACCCTATAACCACAGCAACATTGATTCCGACGAAGTGTTGTATTACGTGGATGGTGACTTCATGAGCCGTAAAAAGGTGACCAGGGGAATGATTACGCTGCATCCGGGCGGTATTCCGCATGGTCCGCATCCCGGCACCGTGGAGAAAAGCATTGGGGCAAAGGAAACAAGAGAACTCGCTGTTATGATTGACACCTTCCATCCTCTGCTTATGACAGAAGAGGCTGTGGCTATTGAAGACAAAGATTATTACCTGTCGTGGATGAGCGATAAGGACAGAGATTCACTCTTTATACCTTAA
- the arfB gene encoding aminoacyl-tRNA hydrolase yields the protein MHLPVHQQAGFLFLLPVMFDTGTLHPELIFKAVRSSGSGGQHVNKVSSKVELYFHVSGSALLNDAQKRLLNEKLANKISKDGWLIIESQESRSQISNRKIATAKFDALIKKSLERKKVRIKSNPPPVANVKRLESKRKKAEKKRLRGNRFGD from the coding sequence ATGCACCTGCCCGTTCATCAACAGGCAGGTTTTTTATTTCTTTTGCCTGTTATGTTCGATACCGGTACTCTTCATCCTGAATTGATTTTTAAAGCGGTCAGAAGCAGTGGCAGCGGGGGCCAGCACGTGAATAAAGTTTCTTCGAAAGTGGAGCTTTATTTCCATGTAAGTGGTTCTGCCTTGTTAAACGATGCGCAAAAGAGACTGCTGAATGAGAAGCTGGCTAATAAGATCAGTAAAGACGGATGGCTCATCATTGAATCACAGGAAAGCAGGTCACAGATCAGCAACAGGAAAATTGCCACAGCCAAATTTGATGCGCTGATAAAAAAGTCGCTGGAAAGGAAAAAGGTCCGCATTAAATCGAATCCGCCGCCTGTTGCAAATGTGAAGCGGCTTGAATCAAAGCGGAAAAAGGCGGAAAAGAAACGTCTTCGGGGAAACAGATTCGGTGATTGA
- a CDS encoding T9SS type A sorting domain-containing protein gives MKLKIFTSIAFTLLSALYLKAQPTITSANMYAAGDVLTMQNADTAGINEGPAGANQTWGFSNLTASGSQYSQSVVAASGTTYASSFPTADLAIDAGGSFSYFDISGSDFLQLGFAASGIVAAYSDPQKVVSFPFTYNTSFSDNLAATYELNGFTNNRTGTVTFLADGYGKLVLPQQTFNDVLRIKYTENTSDVISIGPINITTTTVITTYYWMMPGNKNALLSISEIAVTSAGNTVHEKSVSYWPEVVSAGLLTDQVADIQLFPNPTHDYLQFTATLTQQGSARLSICNVAGQTVKVLDDYAVSPGLFRQALDMGDLESGLYHIKLDVNGRQVAAKAFIKE, from the coding sequence ATGAAATTGAAAATCTTTACTTCAATAGCCTTTACCTTGTTGTCCGCCTTGTATTTAAAAGCTCAGCCAACCATAACAAGTGCAAATATGTACGCTGCCGGCGATGTGTTGACCATGCAAAATGCAGACACTGCCGGAATAAATGAGGGTCCGGCCGGTGCCAATCAGACCTGGGGTTTCTCCAATCTCACAGCAAGTGGATCCCAATATTCTCAAAGTGTAGTCGCAGCATCAGGTACGACCTATGCCAGTTCTTTTCCCACTGCTGATCTTGCCATTGATGCCGGTGGCAGTTTCAGTTATTTTGATATAAGCGGCAGCGATTTTTTGCAATTGGGTTTTGCGGCTTCCGGCATCGTTGCCGCCTATAGTGATCCGCAGAAAGTGGTCTCATTCCCGTTTACCTATAACACATCATTTTCCGACAATTTAGCGGCAACGTATGAGCTCAATGGATTTACCAATAACCGGACAGGCACGGTCACGTTCCTTGCGGACGGTTATGGTAAACTGGTGCTGCCACAGCAAACATTTAACGACGTATTACGCATAAAATATACAGAGAATACATCCGATGTGATATCGATTGGTCCTATAAATATCACCACCACTACCGTCATTACAACTTATTACTGGATGATGCCGGGTAACAAGAATGCCTTGCTCAGTATTTCTGAAATAGCGGTTACCTCTGCCGGTAATACTGTGCATGAAAAATCTGTTTCTTATTGGCCGGAAGTGGTTTCAGCAGGGTTGTTAACAGACCAAGTGGCAGACATTCAGCTCTTCCCTAATCCTACGCATGACTATTTACAGTTTACTGCAACACTTACTCAGCAGGGCTCAGCCCGTTTGAGTATCTGCAATGTTGCAGGACAGACCGTTAAGGTATTGGATGATTATGCAGTAAGCCCCGGGCTCTTCCGGCAAGCGCTTGACATGGGCGATTTGGAAAGTGGCTTGTATCACATCAAACTGGACGTTAACGGAAGACAAGTTGCTGCCAAAGCGTTCATTAAAGAGTAA
- the rplU gene encoding 50S ribosomal protein L21 has protein sequence MYAIVAIAGQQFKVEAGNEIFVHRLQGNAGDKVEFDKVLVQFSEGGIVKNVAAPKVTATIIDHLKGEKVIAFKKKRRKGYKRKVGHRQAFTKIKIDAIA, from the coding sequence ATGTACGCTATAGTAGCAATTGCCGGGCAGCAGTTCAAGGTTGAAGCAGGCAATGAGATCTTTGTTCACCGTTTGCAGGGTAATGCCGGCGACAAGGTTGAATTTGACAAGGTGCTTGTTCAGTTTTCTGAAGGTGGTATTGTAAAGAATGTAGCTGCGCCAAAAGTAACGGCCACCATTATTGATCATCTTAAAGGCGAAAAGGTAATTGCCTTCAAGAAGAAACGACGGAAGGGTTACAAGCGTAAAGTAGGTCACCGCCAGGCATTTACGAAGATTAAGATTGATGCAATTGCATAA